The nucleotide window AACTGCAGCCACGAGGAGTTGACGGTATCGCATAGTGGTACCTCGTACTGCCCGGAACAGCCGATCCTATCTATCAGTGGCCCATGAAGGACTCGGAGCAGGCGACTGCAACCAGGGGGAACTTGTACATTAAAATGACATGGACGTGAGTGACTGGAGACAGGGCTTCCGTTGCTGATGGCCCTAGTAGTTTAATTATAAGAGTGGTTTCCTTTCCGATCAATGGCAACAGGAGGTTACAGGGATGGCACAGTAGAGTACAACATGGCCGTCACTGTGTTCCGGTCCGGATTTTCATCGAGCTGATTATCACCAGACGGTCGTGGGTACTTGCGAACCTTGAGGGATATGACCAGCCGCTAACTACTGCAGATGCGAAATGAGCTAGTGAGAGATCAGGCGCTCAAAGGATCTGTTTACACACGCCAAAAAACCAAGAGAGGCTTGCGCCAATGCTGCGCCTCTTGGTTCGATCGCCGAGTCGCACGACAGGGTCCAGTTACTCCAGTCCCGACTCCCGAGCAACAATGCGCGAGCGGGGAAATTCCAATGTGCCGTGGGGTAGATAGATTGGGGCGTCCTACTATTTATTAGGTGGAGACGTCAAGTCAAGCGTTGTTTTTTATTGATGCTGCTCAGGTCGAGTCTGTAAGCGGATGGATGCTTGATCACagctggcggcagctgcgagcAATAGTGCATCAACGCACGCAATAGCACGAGCGCGCGCAAGAGCACTAACGCACGCAATAACAGCAACGCGCGCAATAACGCGCGCCACAAAGCAGGAAACAACGCACGCGAACAACAGCGACGAATAGGTGCGCTATAGCAGGTGCGCTATATGCCCTCCGGGTCATTTGTTGAGGCTCACAGGGGTTAAGTTAGTGTGGGCCTCCGGatgtacctacctacttacAGTCGGGTACCTTCACCCCCCTGGCCAAGCCCGTCAAGCTGCCCATCATCAGGGCATCAGGGTGCATCAGTGGGTTCACTTGTCAGTGCAGGCGCGGTAAGTGATCGCCGACTAGAGACCCTCATCTTGTTGGGCCGAGTGCGATCATGTCAGGTTGCTACAGAGTATATAAAAAGGGCAGgaactacttcgtacagtataccaTCATGAGTGGACATGCGATATCACGACACTGTGAAAGTTGCCTCGCATTTGAGTCATCATGGGCATGTTACACTGCAGCCTtgccgtggtggcggctaCGACGCTGATCGCCCAGGCTGTCGGTAAGCCCGTTGAGCCACAACCCACGCCAGGAACGACTTACACGCCGAGATCCAAGGGGCCCCTACTGCAGGACtttgatgccctcggcgcctgGTTCGACGGGGTAGCGGCGATAAACAGTACTTCGGCTCCTCacaagaacaagaacaaTGCCACCATTGCCATcgtgggaggcggcgtcacgggcttggccacggcgctgATGCTCGACAGCGTGGGCGTGCGCAACTGGGAGATCCTCGAAGCAAGCGAGCGCATCGGGGGAAGGTTTCGCACCATCTTCGTGGGCGGGACGCAGGAGTTTGCCGAGATGGGACCCATGAGGCTGCCGTACAGGATCCGGTACAAGAGCGACAACTCGACACATGAATACACCGACCACATGATGACATTTCAACTAGCGGACTGGCTGAATGAGCTCAACGGGAACAACCAGAGCTTGAAAGTGGACTTCATCCCGTGGATTCAACACCATCCAAACGAGCTCATTGCGACGGGCACAGGGAGGCATCCCGACGGACGAGTGCCCACCCGCGCTGAGATTGCCGCCGACCCGAGTCTAGGAAAGCCCCCTCCTATGACATCTCTCGAGTACAAGGACACCAAAAACAAGATGAACCATATTCTCAAAGACGAGACGACACTGAGGGCCATCCAAAAGGACATTTGGCGCGCCCACAAAAAGGCAATGgaccatggccttgacgacTGGAGCGAACAGGCCATGATGCGACACGTCTTCAAGGCGAGCGAGAACGTGACCGACGCCATCTGGACGGCAACCGACTACGACGTGTTCTGGGACGAAATGGTGCACAACTCTAATCTTGCACAGGACGGAGGGGCCGACTCCCTGGGAGAGACGGAGTGGAAatgcgtcgacggcgggtTCAACCGACTGTCGGACGCGTTCTTACCGCATGTCTCAAACCGACTCACACTGAATCGGAAGATCTCAAAGCTTGAGACGGTGTCAAAGGCAACGGGCGGAATCAAGACCCGTCTGTCATGGCACGCCGGCTCGGGAGCCAACCGCACAAGGCACTCCAAGGACTACGACTacaccatcatggccgtgCCGTTCACGATGACGCGCTTCATGGACCTTCCCAACTTCTCGTCCGTGCTGAGCCGAGCCATCAGCGAGCCCGGGCTGCGATTCAAGTCCGCCTGCAAGGTCTCCCTGCTCTTCCGCGAGCGCTTCTGGGAACAGGGCGAGCGGCCCATCCTAGGCGGCTACTCGATGCCCGAGAGCCTGGCCGTGGGGGCCCTCTACTACCCCGTGTACGGGCTCAACGAGACGGGCCGCCCGGGGCTCATCACGCActaccgcggcggcgactggagCGACCGCTTCGTGAGCATGACGGACGCGCAGCACGCGGagctcgtgctcgacgcgATAGTCAGCCTCCACGGGGAgtcggcgcgggagctgTACACGGGGGACTACGCGCGGCTGTGCtggctcgaggacgagcatacggcgacggcgtggtgCCGGCCGGACGTGGCCCAGCACAAGCTGTACATACCCGCGTATCACCGGACGGAGCACAATACCATCTTTGTGGGCGAGCACACGGCGCCGACGCATGCGTGGATCAGCTCGTCGCTGCACTCGGCGGTGCGAGGGGCGGTGCAGCTCTTGCTGGAGATGGGTatggtggacgaggcgaagACGCTCAACCAGCGGTGGATGGGCAGGTGGATTAGCACGCAATGAAGGTATTACATGACTGTGTACGATGCGTGATCATATGGCCAAAATAGATGGAAGAGTTACATAGTAGAGGGCAC belongs to Purpureocillium takamizusanense chromosome 1, complete sequence and includes:
- a CDS encoding uncharacterized protein (EggNog:ENOG503NX1U~COG:E~SECRETED:SignalP(1-22~SECRETED:cutsite=AVG-KP~SECRETED:prob=0.5223)), translated to MGMLHCSLAVVAATTLIAQAVGKPVEPQPTPGTTYTPRSKGPLLQDFDALGAWFDGVAAINSTSAPHKNKNNATIAIVGGGVTGLATALMLDSVGVRNWEILEASERIGGRFRTIFVGGTQEFAEMGPMRLPYRIRYKSDNSTHEYTDHMMTFQLADWLNELNGNNQSLKVDFIPWIQHHPNELIATGTGRHPDGRVPTRAEIAADPSLGKPPPMTSLEYKDTKNKMNHILKDETTLRAIQKDIWRAHKKAMDHGLDDWSEQAMMRHVFKASENVTDAIWTATDYDVFWDEMVHNSNLAQDGGADSLGETEWKCVDGGFNRLSDAFLPHVSNRLTLNRKISKLETVSKATGGIKTRLSWHAGSGANRTRHSKDYDYTIMAVPFTMTRFMDLPNFSSVLSRAISEPGLRFKSACKVSLLFRERFWEQGERPILGGYSMPESLAVGALYYPVYGLNETGRPGLITHYRGGDWSDRFVSMTDAQHAELVLDAIVSLHGESARELYTGDYARLCWLEDEHTATAWCRPDVAQHKLYIPAYHRTEHNTIFVGEHTAPTHAWISSSLHSAVRGAVQLLLEMGMVDEAKTLNQRWMGRWISTQ